A DNA window from Pseudomonas resinovorans NBRC 106553 contains the following coding sequences:
- a CDS encoding DUF2802 domain-containing protein — translation MIWIALLAGALALACTVLGVVCYRLAERLRQEVAAQAARDAVRDQKIKELGRRLEAYLEGSVRMGEELHELRRVVAPLPDKLSQLEQRDPASLSFTQAARLANLGASVDDLTHSCGLTKAEAELVSRLQQARKGQE, via the coding sequence TTGATCTGGATCGCACTGCTCGCCGGGGCCCTGGCCCTGGCGTGCACAGTCCTTGGTGTCGTCTGCTACCGGCTGGCCGAGCGCCTGCGCCAGGAAGTGGCGGCCCAGGCCGCGCGCGACGCGGTGCGGGACCAGAAGATCAAGGAGCTCGGCCGGCGCCTCGAAGCCTACCTGGAAGGCAGCGTGCGCATGGGCGAGGAGCTCCACGAGCTGCGCCGCGTGGTGGCGCCGCTGCCGGACAAGCTGAGCCAGCTCGAACAGCGCGACCCGGCCAGCCTGTCCTTCACCCAGGCCGCGCGCCTGGCGAACCTGGGCGCCAGCGTCGATGACCTGACCCACTCCTGCGGCCTGACCAAGGCCGAGGCCGAGCTGGTGAGCAGGTTGCAGCAGGCCCGCAAGGGCCAGGAATGA
- a CDS encoding chemotaxis protein CheW: MKKSSAQGAEDPILQWVTFRLDNETYGINVMQVQEVLRYTEIAPVPGAPSYVLGIINLRGNVVTVIDTRQRFGLGPAPVTDNTRIVIIEADKQVVGILVDSVAEVVYLRQSEIETAPNVGNDESAKFIQGVCNKNGELLILVELDKMMSEEEWSELESI, from the coding sequence ATGAAGAAATCGTCTGCTCAAGGTGCCGAAGATCCCATCCTGCAGTGGGTGACTTTCCGCCTGGACAACGAAACCTACGGCATCAACGTGATGCAGGTGCAGGAAGTCCTGCGCTACACCGAGATCGCGCCGGTGCCGGGGGCGCCGAGCTACGTGCTGGGCATCATCAACCTGCGCGGCAACGTGGTGACCGTGATCGATACCCGCCAGCGCTTCGGCCTCGGCCCGGCGCCGGTGACCGACAACACCCGCATCGTCATCATCGAGGCGGACAAGCAGGTGGTGGGTATCCTGGTCGATAGCGTCGCCGAGGTGGTGTACCTGCGCCAGTCGGAGATCGAAACCGCGCCCAACGTCGGCAACGACGAGTCCGCCAAGTTCATCCAGGGCGTCTGCAACAAGAACGGCGAACTGCTGATCCTCGTCGAGCTGGACAAGATGATGAGCGAGGAAGAGTGGTCGGAGCTGGAGAGCATCTGA
- a CDS encoding CheW domain-containing protein, which translates to MSRPLATATATRPQLALQSYLDSLLHEASVELAESISREEFEAAVLEEQVRDARLTHVLAEAPLLVLPEIEPLLVIEPEPEPEVLLQPQLLAPLPPVAEPVQARVEALVELSAPSAQPVELPGLNAEGRPAWGEEPFECLLFDVAGLTLAVPLVSLGSIYPLAGQELTPLFGQPDWFLGILPCQAGNLKVLDTARWVMPERYRDDFREGLQYVISVQGYEWGLAVHQVSRSIRLDPNEIKWRSQRSQRPWLAGTVIEHMCALLDVSALAELIASGAIKHMSLN; encoded by the coding sequence ATGAGTCGTCCCCTCGCCACAGCCACCGCTACCCGCCCGCAACTGGCCCTGCAGTCCTACCTGGACTCGCTGTTGCACGAGGCATCGGTCGAGCTGGCCGAAAGCATCAGCCGGGAAGAGTTCGAAGCCGCGGTGCTGGAAGAGCAGGTCCGCGATGCGCGTCTGACCCATGTGCTCGCCGAAGCCCCGCTGCTGGTGCTGCCCGAGATCGAGCCGCTGCTGGTGATCGAGCCGGAACCTGAACCGGAGGTGCTGCTCCAGCCGCAACTGCTGGCCCCGCTGCCACCGGTAGCCGAACCCGTGCAGGCCCGTGTCGAGGCCCTGGTGGAGCTCAGCGCGCCGAGCGCCCAGCCGGTGGAATTGCCGGGTCTCAACGCCGAAGGCCGTCCGGCCTGGGGCGAGGAACCCTTCGAGTGCCTGCTGTTCGACGTCGCCGGCCTCACCCTGGCGGTGCCCCTGGTGTCCCTCGGCTCCATCTACCCGCTGGCCGGGCAGGAGCTGACGCCGCTGTTCGGGCAGCCCGACTGGTTCCTCGGCATACTGCCGTGCCAGGCCGGCAACCTGAAGGTGCTGGATACCGCGCGCTGGGTGATGCCCGAGCGCTACCGCGACGACTTCCGCGAGGGCCTGCAATACGTGATTTCCGTGCAGGGCTACGAGTGGGGGCTGGCGGTGCACCAGGTCAGCCGCTCCATCCGCCTGGACCCGAACGAAATCAAATGGCGCAGCCAGCGTAGCCAAAGGCCCTGGTTGGCCGGTACCGTGATCGAGCACATGTGCGCGCTGCTGGATGTCTCGGCGCTGGCCGAGCTGATCGCCAGCGGCGCCATCAAGCACATGTCACTGAATTGA
- a CDS encoding ParA family protein, producing MRVWAVANQKGGVGKTTTSIALAGLLADAGKRVVVVDLDPHGSMTSYFGHDPDTLEHSCFDLFLKQGSVPEGLPRELLLQTSHERISLLPSSTALATLERQSPGQNGLGLVIAKSLAQLWQQFDHAIIDSPPLLGVLMVNALAASHQLVIPVQTEFLAVKGLERMVSTLSMVNRSRKQALPYTIVPTLFDRRTQASLNTLKVLRNNYPEHLWQAYIPVDTRLRDASRAGVTPSQYDGNSRGVIAYRALLKHLLSQQLATQVA from the coding sequence ATGAGAGTCTGGGCAGTAGCCAATCAAAAGGGTGGAGTCGGCAAGACCACCACCTCCATCGCCCTCGCCGGGCTGCTGGCCGATGCCGGCAAGCGCGTGGTGGTGGTCGACCTCGACCCCCATGGGTCGATGACCAGTTACTTCGGGCATGACCCGGACACCCTGGAGCACAGCTGCTTCGATCTGTTCCTCAAGCAGGGCAGCGTGCCCGAGGGACTGCCGCGTGAGCTGTTGCTGCAGACCAGCCACGAACGGATTTCCCTGCTGCCCTCGAGCACCGCGCTGGCCACCCTGGAGCGCCAGTCGCCCGGGCAGAACGGCCTTGGCCTGGTGATCGCCAAGAGCCTGGCGCAACTCTGGCAGCAGTTCGACCACGCCATCATCGACAGCCCGCCGCTGCTCGGCGTGCTGATGGTCAACGCCCTGGCCGCCAGCCACCAGCTGGTGATCCCGGTGCAGACCGAGTTCCTCGCGGTGAAGGGCCTGGAACGCATGGTCAGCACCCTGAGCATGGTCAACCGTTCGCGCAAGCAGGCGTTGCCCTACACCATCGTGCCGACCCTGTTCGACCGTCGGACCCAGGCGTCGCTCAACACCCTCAAGGTGCTGCGCAACAATTACCCCGAGCATCTTTGGCAGGCCTACATCCCGGTGGATACCCGCCTGCGCGATGCCAGCCGGGCCGGTGTCACGCCGTCCCAGTACGACGGCAACAGCCGGGGCGTGATCGCCTACCGGGCGCTGCTCAAGCATCTGCTCAGCCAGCAACTGGCCACCCAGGTGGCCTGA
- the motD gene encoding flagellar motor protein MotD has product MARRRHQEEHENHERWLVSYADFITLLFAFFVVMYSISSINEGKYKILSETLVGVFNQPDRSIKPIPVGEEKPRTAEPDRAMVEESERTQTSIDDPGADPLQEIAQSVRDAFGDLISSEQLNVRGNELWVEIEMNSSLLFPSGDAIPNDAAFNLIEKIARILAPYGNPVHVEGFTDNLPIATSQFPSNWELSTARAASIVRMLAMDGVAPNRLAAVGYGEFQPVADNATAEGRSRNRRVVLVISRNLDVRRSVSGVGSANAKPDAAMQRAGTQPAPAAPAQAPATGAVNSPSPGQ; this is encoded by the coding sequence ATGGCGCGCAGACGGCATCAGGAAGAGCACGAGAATCACGAACGCTGGCTGGTGTCCTACGCGGACTTCATCACGCTGCTGTTCGCCTTCTTCGTGGTGATGTATTCCATCTCCTCGATCAACGAGGGCAAGTACAAGATCCTCTCGGAAACCCTGGTGGGCGTGTTCAACCAGCCGGACCGCTCAATCAAGCCGATCCCCGTGGGCGAAGAGAAGCCGCGCACCGCCGAACCGGACCGTGCCATGGTGGAGGAGAGCGAGCGCACCCAGACGTCCATCGACGATCCGGGCGCCGACCCGCTGCAGGAAATCGCCCAGAGCGTGCGCGATGCCTTCGGCGACCTGATCAGCTCCGAGCAACTGAACGTGCGCGGCAACGAGCTCTGGGTGGAGATCGAGATGAACTCCAGCCTGCTGTTCCCCAGTGGCGACGCCATTCCCAACGACGCCGCCTTCAACCTGATCGAGAAGATCGCCAGGATTCTGGCGCCCTATGGCAACCCGGTGCATGTCGAAGGTTTCACCGACAACCTGCCCATCGCCACCAGCCAGTTCCCGTCCAACTGGGAGCTGTCCACGGCGCGAGCGGCCAGCATCGTCAGGATGCTGGCCATGGACGGCGTTGCGCCGAACCGCTTGGCTGCCGTGGGCTACGGTGAGTTCCAGCCGGTGGCCGATAACGCCACCGCCGAAGGGCGTTCGCGCAATCGCCGAGTGGTGCTGGTGATCTCCCGCAACCTCGACGTACGCCGCAGCGTGAGCGGCGTCGGCAGTGCCAACGCCAAGCCGGACGCCGCGATGCAGAGGGCTGGCACGCAACCTGCACCAGCAGCACCAGCACAGGCCCCTGCCACGGGTGCCGTCAATTCCCCGTCGCCTGGCCAGTAG
- a CDS encoding flagellar motor protein — translation MDVLSLIGVILAFVAIIGGNYLEGGHAAALLNGPAALIVLGGTLGAAFLQTPMSIFKRSLGIFRWILFPPQIDLAGGINRVVNWSMAARKEGLLGLEPVADSEPDPFARKGLQLLVDGAEPESIRSILEVDLFTQEGRDLAAAKVFESMGGYAPTIGIIGAVMGLIHVMGNLADPSQLGGGIAVAFVATIYGVGLANLLLLPIGAKLKSIALRQSRYREMLLEGILSIAEGENPRSIELKLQGFMD, via the coding sequence ATGGATGTACTTAGCCTGATCGGGGTAATCCTGGCCTTCGTCGCCATCATCGGCGGCAATTACCTCGAAGGCGGCCACGCCGCGGCCCTGCTCAACGGGCCGGCGGCGCTCATCGTCCTGGGCGGTACCCTGGGCGCGGCATTCCTGCAGACGCCCATGAGCATCTTCAAGCGCAGCCTGGGGATCTTCCGCTGGATCCTGTTCCCGCCGCAGATCGACCTCGCCGGCGGTATCAATCGCGTGGTGAACTGGAGCATGGCGGCGCGCAAGGAAGGCCTGCTCGGCCTGGAGCCGGTGGCCGACAGCGAGCCCGATCCGTTCGCCCGCAAGGGCCTGCAACTGCTGGTGGACGGCGCCGAGCCGGAATCCATCCGCAGCATCCTCGAAGTCGACCTGTTCACCCAGGAAGGCCGCGACCTCGCGGCCGCCAAGGTGTTCGAGAGCATGGGCGGCTATGCGCCCACCATCGGCATCATCGGCGCCGTCATGGGCCTGATCCACGTCATGGGCAACCTGGCCGATCCCAGCCAGCTGGGCGGCGGCATAGCCGTGGCCTTCGTCGCCACCATCTACGGCGTGGGCCTGGCCAACCTGTTGCTGCTGCCCATCGGTGCCAAGCTCAAGTCCATCGCCCTGCGCCAGTCGCGCTACCGCGAGATGCTGCTGGAAGGCATCCTCTCCATCGCCGAAGGCGAGAACCCGCGTTCCATCGAACTCAAGCTGCAAGGCTTCATGGATTGA
- a CDS encoding chemotaxis response regulator protein-glutamate methylesterase, which produces MAVKVLVVDDSGFFRRRVSEILSSDPNIQVVGTATNGREAIDQALALKPDVITMDYEMPMMDGITSVRHIMQRCPTPVLMFSSLTHEGARVTLDALDAGAVDFLPKNFEDISRTPEKVKQLLCEKVHSIARSNRRYSSISSPSHAAPAPAPAPAASSSVPARALHTPAQPSHAAPAAPAGSAAPKRKAYRLVAIGTSTGGPVALQRVLTQLPANFPAPLVLIQHMPAAFTKAFAERLDKLCRISVKEAEDGDVLRPGLALLAPGGKQMMVDARGVVRILPGDERLNYKPCVDITFGSAAKSYNDKVLAVVLTGMGADGREGARLLKQGGSQVWAQDEASCVIYGMPMAVVKANLADAVYGLDDIGKHLVEACM; this is translated from the coding sequence ATGGCAGTCAAGGTTCTGGTGGTGGATGACTCCGGGTTCTTCCGCCGCCGCGTCTCGGAAATCCTTTCCTCCGACCCCAATATCCAGGTGGTGGGCACCGCCACCAATGGCCGCGAAGCCATCGACCAGGCGCTGGCGCTCAAGCCCGACGTCATCACCATGGACTACGAGATGCCGATGATGGACGGCATCACCTCGGTGCGGCACATCATGCAGCGCTGCCCGACCCCGGTCCTGATGTTCTCCTCGCTGACCCACGAAGGCGCCCGCGTCACCCTCGACGCCCTGGACGCCGGCGCGGTGGATTTCCTGCCGAAGAATTTCGAGGACATCTCCCGTACCCCGGAGAAGGTCAAGCAGCTGCTCTGCGAGAAGGTCCACAGCATCGCCCGCAGCAATCGCCGCTACAGCAGTATCAGCAGCCCGTCCCATGCGGCACCGGCACCGGCACCGGCGCCGGCCGCCAGCAGCAGCGTGCCGGCGCGCGCGCTGCACACGCCGGCGCAGCCGAGCCACGCCGCCCCGGCGGCCCCGGCCGGTTCCGCCGCCCCAAAGCGTAAGGCCTACCGGCTGGTGGCGATCGGCACCTCCACCGGCGGGCCGGTTGCCCTGCAACGCGTGCTCACCCAGCTGCCGGCCAACTTCCCGGCGCCGCTGGTGCTGATCCAGCACATGCCGGCGGCCTTCACCAAGGCCTTCGCCGAACGCCTGGACAAGCTCTGCCGGATTTCCGTCAAGGAAGCCGAGGACGGCGACGTGCTGCGTCCCGGCCTGGCCCTGCTGGCCCCCGGCGGCAAGCAGATGATGGTCGACGCCCGTGGCGTGGTGCGCATCCTCCCCGGCGACGAACGCCTGAACTACAAGCCTTGCGTGGACATCACCTTCGGTTCGGCGGCCAAGTCGTACAACGACAAGGTCCTGGCCGTGGTGCTCACCGGCATGGGCGCGGACGGCCGCGAAGGCGCGCGCCTGCTCAAGCAGGGCGGCAGCCAGGTCTGGGCCCAGGACGAGGCCAGCTGCGTGATCTACGGCATGCCCATGGCCGTGGTGAAGGCCAACCTGGCCGACGCGGTCTACGGCCTGGACGACATCGGCAAGCACCTGGTCGAGGCCTGCATGTAA
- a CDS encoding chemotaxis protein CheA, giving the protein MSFDADEEILQDFLVEAGEILEQLSEQLVELESRPDDMDLLNAIFRGFHTVKGGAGFLQLNALVECCHIAENVFDILRKGERRVDAELMDVVLQALDTVNEMFREVRERSEPTPATPELLAALARLAEPGGAEPAPAAPAPVVEAPAPVAASADITDSEFEQLLDALADNASAEAEAPATADDEITDDEFEALLDQLHGKGKSVAAVEPEAAIAVHAPAVALATAGGGDEISDDEFEDLLDQLHGKGKFNGAAEPVASAPVAAPAPVADSGENITDDEFEALLDQLHGKGKFSAPAEEPAAQPVPAAAPAVSRAVAPAAVAKPAAKAEPAPRQAAPAASNGAAGPAAVSETETTVRVDTARLDEIMNMVGELVLVRNRLVRLGTNSGDEAMAKAVSNLDVVTADLQTAVMKTRMQPIKKVFGRFPRLVRDLARNLKKEINLELVGEETDLDKNLVEALADPLVHLVRNAVDHGIESPEEREAAGKQRTGRVVLSAEQEGDHILLMITDDGKGMDAAVLRAKAVEKGLLDKDAADRLTELECYNLIFAPGFSTKSEISDVSGRGVGMDVVKTKISQLNGTVNVFSQKGQGSKIVIKVPLTLAIMPTLMVMLGNQAFAFPLVNVNEIFHLDLSRTNVVDGQEVVIVRDKALPLFYLKRWLVQSAAVEEQGEGHVVILSVGTQRIGFVVDQLVGQEEVVIKPLGKMLQGTPGMSGATITGDGRIALILDVPSMLKHYARRG; this is encoded by the coding sequence ATGAGCTTCGACGCCGATGAAGAAATCCTCCAGGACTTCCTGGTAGAGGCCGGCGAGATTTTGGAGCAATTGTCCGAGCAGCTGGTCGAGCTGGAAAGCCGCCCGGACGATATGGACCTGCTCAACGCGATCTTCCGTGGTTTCCATACCGTCAAGGGCGGCGCTGGTTTCCTCCAGCTCAACGCCCTGGTCGAGTGCTGCCACATCGCTGAAAACGTCTTCGACATCCTGCGCAAGGGCGAACGCCGCGTGGATGCCGAGCTGATGGACGTGGTGCTGCAGGCGCTGGACACGGTCAACGAGATGTTCCGCGAAGTGCGCGAACGCAGCGAACCGACTCCCGCTACCCCGGAGCTGCTGGCCGCCCTGGCGCGCCTGGCCGAACCGGGTGGCGCCGAGCCGGCCCCCGCGGCGCCCGCACCGGTAGTCGAAGCACCCGCGCCGGTGGCGGCCTCGGCCGATATCACCGACAGCGAGTTCGAACAGTTGCTCGATGCCCTGGCCGACAACGCCAGCGCTGAAGCAGAAGCGCCGGCGACCGCCGACGACGAAATCACCGACGATGAATTCGAAGCGCTGCTGGACCAGCTGCACGGCAAGGGCAAGTCCGTTGCCGCCGTGGAGCCGGAGGCCGCGATAGCCGTCCATGCTCCGGCCGTGGCCCTGGCCACCGCTGGCGGCGGCGACGAGATCTCCGACGACGAGTTCGAGGACCTGCTCGACCAGCTGCACGGCAAGGGCAAGTTCAACGGCGCCGCCGAGCCTGTCGCCAGTGCCCCGGTCGCTGCCCCGGCACCCGTTGCCGACAGCGGCGAAAACATCACCGACGACGAATTCGAAGCGCTGCTCGACCAGTTGCATGGCAAGGGCAAGTTCTCGGCTCCGGCTGAAGAACCCGCCGCCCAGCCGGTGCCTGCCGCCGCGCCCGCCGTCAGCCGTGCGGTCGCCCCGGCAGCGGTCGCCAAGCCCGCCGCCAAGGCCGAGCCCGCGCCGCGCCAGGCAGCGCCCGCCGCCAGCAATGGTGCCGCCGGCCCGGCCGCCGTCAGCGAAACCGAGACCACCGTGCGGGTCGATACCGCGCGCCTGGACGAGATCATGAACATGGTCGGCGAGCTGGTGCTGGTGCGTAACCGCCTGGTGCGCCTGGGGACCAACAGCGGCGACGAGGCCATGGCCAAGGCCGTGTCCAACCTCGACGTGGTGACCGCCGACCTGCAGACCGCGGTGATGAAGACGCGGATGCAGCCGATCAAGAAAGTCTTCGGCCGCTTCCCGCGCCTGGTCCGCGACCTGGCGCGCAACCTGAAGAAGGAAATCAACCTCGAGCTGGTGGGCGAGGAAACCGACCTCGACAAGAACCTGGTCGAGGCGTTGGCCGACCCGTTGGTGCACCTGGTGCGCAACGCCGTCGACCACGGCATCGAGTCGCCCGAGGAGCGCGAGGCCGCCGGCAAGCAGCGTACCGGCCGCGTGGTGCTCTCGGCTGAACAGGAAGGCGACCACATCCTCCTGATGATCACCGACGACGGCAAGGGCATGGACGCAGCCGTGCTGCGCGCCAAGGCGGTGGAGAAGGGCCTGCTGGACAAGGATGCCGCCGACCGCCTGACCGAGCTGGAGTGCTACAACCTGATCTTCGCCCCGGGTTTCTCGACCAAGTCTGAGATTTCCGACGTGTCCGGCCGTGGTGTCGGCATGGACGTGGTGAAGACCAAGATCTCCCAGCTCAACGGCACGGTGAACGTGTTCTCGCAGAAGGGCCAGGGTTCGAAGATCGTCATCAAGGTCCCGCTGACCCTGGCGATCATGCCGACCCTGATGGTGATGCTGGGCAATCAGGCCTTCGCCTTCCCGCTGGTGAACGTCAACGAGATCTTCCACCTCGACCTGTCCCGCACCAATGTGGTGGACGGCCAGGAAGTGGTGATCGTCCGCGACAAGGCCCTGCCGTTGTTCTACCTCAAGCGCTGGCTGGTGCAGAGCGCGGCGGTGGAAGAGCAGGGCGAGGGCCATGTGGTGATCCTCTCCGTGGGCACCCAGCGCATCGGCTTCGTGGTCGACCAGCTGGTGGGCCAGGAAGAGGTGGTGATCAAGCCCCTGGGCAAGATGCTGCAGGGTACGCCGGGCATGTCCGGCGCCACCATCACCGGCGACGGCCGTATCGCGCTGATCCTCGACGTGCCGAGCATGCTCAAGCATTACGCACGCCGTGGTTGA
- a CDS encoding protein phosphatase CheZ, protein MDQNEHLLGDFESTLKVRARELVDSLEKGNFTDAVQLIHELNQVRDRGLYQEVGRLTRELHNAIVNFQIDPHLPHAQEMSQIADATDRLSYVVQMTEKAANRTMDLVEESAPLLNGLSDEAQQLGEEWGRFMRREIGADGFRDLARRVEQFLSRSQRDTDALSGKLNDILLAQDYQDLTGQVIKRVTQLVTEVESNLVKLVLMASQVDRYAGIEHDHAALRAELEQQKSPSRGEGPQIHADIREDVVSGQDDVDDLLSSLGF, encoded by the coding sequence ATGGACCAGAACGAACACCTGCTGGGAGACTTCGAGTCGACCCTGAAAGTCCGTGCGCGGGAACTGGTGGATAGCCTTGAGAAAGGCAATTTCACCGATGCCGTGCAACTCATCCACGAACTCAACCAAGTCCGCGACCGTGGCCTGTACCAGGAAGTAGGCAGGCTCACCCGTGAGCTGCACAACGCCATCGTCAACTTCCAGATCGACCCGCACCTGCCCCACGCCCAGGAGATGTCGCAGATCGCCGACGCGACCGACCGGCTGTCCTACGTGGTGCAGATGACCGAGAAGGCCGCCAACCGCACCATGGACCTGGTGGAGGAAAGCGCGCCGCTGCTCAACGGCCTGAGCGACGAAGCCCAGCAATTGGGCGAGGAGTGGGGGCGCTTCATGCGCCGGGAAATCGGCGCGGATGGTTTCCGTGACCTGGCCCGTCGCGTCGAGCAATTCCTCTCCCGCAGCCAGCGCGACACCGATGCGCTGTCGGGCAAGCTCAACGACATCCTGCTCGCCCAGGATTACCAGGACCTCACCGGCCAGGTGATCAAGCGCGTGACCCAACTGGTCACCGAAGTGGAAAGCAACCTGGTGAAACTGGTGCTCATGGCCAGCCAGGTGGACCGTTACGCGGGCATCGAGCACGACCACGCGGCGCTGCGCGCCGAGCTGGAACAACAAAAAAGTCCTTCCAGGGGTGAAGGTCCGCAGATCCATGCCGATATACGGGAAGACGTGGTGTCCGGACAGGACGACGTCGACGATCTGCTATCCAGCCTTGGTTTCTAG
- a CDS encoding chemotaxis response regulator CheY, which yields MKILIVDDFSTMRRIIKNLLRDLGFTNTAEADDGTTALPMLHSGNFDFLVTDWNMPGMTGIDLLRAVRADERLKHLPVLMVTAEAKRDQIIEAAQAGVNGYVVKPFTAQVLKEKIEKIFERVNG from the coding sequence ATGAAAATCCTCATCGTGGATGATTTCTCGACGATGAGACGCATCATCAAGAACCTCTTGCGCGATTTGGGATTCACCAATACCGCTGAAGCCGACGATGGCACCACGGCCCTGCCGATGCTGCACAGCGGCAACTTCGACTTCCTCGTGACCGACTGGAACATGCCCGGCATGACCGGCATCGACCTGCTGCGCGCCGTGCGTGCCGACGAGCGCCTGAAGCACCTGCCGGTGCTGATGGTGACCGCCGAAGCCAAGCGCGACCAGATCATCGAAGCGGCCCAGGCCGGCGTGAACGGCTATGTGGTCAAGCCCTTTACCGCCCAGGTCCTGAAAGAAAAAATCGAGAAGATCTTCGAGCGGGTCAACGGCTGA
- the fliA gene encoding RNA polymerase sigma factor FliA: MTPATGLRMYGKAQARDSQHQLIERYAPLVKRIAYHLLARLPASVQVEDLMQSGMIGLLEASKKYDGSKGASFETYAGIRIRGAMLDEVRKGDWAPRSVHRNTRMVSDAIRVIEARTGRDAKDQEVAAELGLSLEDYYGILSDTLGSRLFSFDDLLQDGEQGGVHEDAGVTPFSPSQDLEEERFQAALADAIANLPERERLVLALYYDEELNLKEIGEVLGVSESRVSQLHSQCAARLRARLCEWRAR; this comes from the coding sequence ATGACACCCGCCACGGGGCTGCGTATGTACGGCAAGGCACAGGCAAGGGATTCGCAACATCAACTGATCGAGCGCTACGCGCCCCTGGTCAAGCGCATCGCCTATCACCTGCTCGCGCGCCTGCCGGCCAGCGTGCAGGTGGAAGACCTGATGCAGTCCGGGATGATCGGCCTGCTCGAAGCCTCGAAGAAATACGACGGCAGCAAGGGCGCGAGTTTCGAAACCTACGCCGGTATCCGCATTCGCGGGGCCATGCTCGACGAGGTCCGCAAGGGCGACTGGGCACCCCGTTCGGTGCACCGCAACACCCGCATGGTGAGCGACGCGATCCGGGTAATTGAAGCCAGAACGGGACGCGACGCTAAAGATCAGGAAGTTGCTGCCGAACTTGGATTGAGTCTCGAAGACTACTACGGCATCCTGAGCGACACCTTGGGCAGCCGCCTGTTCAGCTTCGACGACCTGTTGCAGGACGGCGAGCAGGGCGGCGTGCACGAGGACGCCGGTGTCACTCCTTTCTCACCTTCCCAAGATCTGGAAGAAGAACGCTTCCAGGCCGCGCTGGCGGATGCCATCGCGAACCTGCCGGAGCGTGAGCGCCTGGTGCTGGCGCTGTACTACGACGAAGAATTGAACCTGAAGGAAATCGGTGAAGTGCTGGGGGTCAGCGAATCGCGAGTCAGCCAGTTGCATAGCCAGTGCGCGGCCCGTCTGCGCGCGCGGCTCTGTGAATGGCGCGCGCGCTGA
- the fleN gene encoding flagellar synthesis regulator FleN, translated as MGSMHPVQVIAVTGGKGGVGKTNVSVNLSLALAELGRRVMLLDADLGLANVDVLLGLTAKRTLADVINGECDLRDVLLQGPGGIRIVPAASGTQSMVQLSPMQHAGLIQAFSDISDNLDVLVIDTAAGIGDSVVSFVRAAQEVIVVVCDEPTSITDAYALIKLLNRDYGMNRFRVLANMAHSPQEGRNLFAKLTKVTDRFLDVALQYVGAVPYDESVRKAVQKQRAVYEAFPRSKCSLAFKAIAQKVDSWPLPANPRGHLEFFVERLVRQPSAEHPV; from the coding sequence ATGGGTAGTATGCATCCCGTACAGGTGATCGCGGTGACCGGCGGCAAGGGTGGCGTCGGCAAGACCAACGTGTCGGTGAACCTTTCGCTGGCACTGGCCGAGCTGGGTCGTCGCGTCATGTTGTTGGACGCCGACCTGGGACTCGCCAACGTCGACGTCCTGCTCGGCCTCACCGCCAAGCGCACCCTGGCCGATGTGATCAATGGCGAATGCGACCTGCGCGACGTGCTGTTGCAGGGGCCGGGTGGCATTCGCATCGTCCCGGCCGCCTCCGGCACGCAGAGCATGGTGCAGCTCTCGCCCATGCAGCACGCCGGCCTGATCCAGGCCTTCAGCGACATCAGCGACAATCTCGACGTGCTGGTGATCGACACCGCCGCCGGTATCGGCGATTCGGTGGTCAGCTTCGTCCGCGCCGCCCAGGAAGTCATCGTGGTGGTCTGCGACGAGCCGACCTCGATCACCGACGCCTACGCGCTGATCAAGCTGCTCAACCGCGACTACGGCATGAATCGCTTCCGCGTGCTGGCCAACATGGCCCACAGCCCGCAGGAAGGACGCAACCTGTTCGCCAAGCTGACCAAGGTCACCGACCGCTTCCTCGACGTCGCCCTGCAGTATGTCGGCGCGGTGCCCTACGACGAATCGGTGCGCAAGGCCGTGCAGAAGCAACGCGCGGTCTATGAAGCCTTCCCGCGCTCGAAGTGCTCGCTGGCGTTCAAGGCGATCGCACAGAAGGTCGACAGCTGGCCGCTGCCGGCCAATCCGCGTGGTCACCTGGAGTTCTTCGTCGAGCGGCTGGTCAGACAGCCCTCCGCGGAACACCCTGTATGA